One window of Atribacter laminatus genomic DNA carries:
- a CDS encoding sugar phosphate isomerase/epimerase family protein, with protein MRIGIFTNLFQEKPLEEVAQYVSSLGYQMVELPAWEGNTHLNVEKVLKGDRSVKKMLNKYNLDISALNCGMPGQLVLGPHDESTDEFAPLPDTNEKIKYAISMMKKAAQAASELEVPVICGFVGSHVWDKWYIFPPKNEELYEKGWEVFADRWGDILDTFKKYGVKFALEVHPNEIAYNIETAQRAIQALESRDNFGFNFDPSHLIWQLIDPVVFIKIFKERIFHAHAKDSEIQEDEVRRSGVIPTGSWMRPDRGFRFRVPGWGDVKWKKVMSALLSVGYDYVLSFEHEDPVMSREDGCEKAIEFLKPLIIKAPLLKVWW; from the coding sequence ATGAGAATTGGTATTTTTACCAATTTATTTCAAGAAAAACCTCTTGAAGAGGTAGCCCAATATGTTTCTTCTTTAGGATATCAAATGGTTGAACTACCTGCCTGGGAAGGAAATACTCATCTAAATGTTGAAAAAGTGTTAAAGGGAGACCGCTCAGTTAAGAAAATGCTCAATAAATATAATCTTGATATTTCTGCCTTAAATTGTGGAATGCCAGGTCAATTGGTTTTAGGACCGCATGACGAATCAACCGACGAATTTGCCCCGTTACCTGATACGAACGAAAAAATAAAATATGCGATTTCAATGATGAAAAAAGCCGCACAGGCTGCTTCTGAATTAGAGGTTCCTGTAATTTGTGGGTTTGTCGGTTCCCATGTCTGGGACAAATGGTATATCTTCCCCCCTAAGAATGAAGAGTTATATGAAAAAGGATGGGAAGTATTCGCTGACCGTTGGGGAGATATTTTAGATACCTTTAAAAAATATGGGGTGAAATTTGCTCTTGAAGTTCATCCCAATGAGATTGCCTATAATATTGAAACCGCTCAACGAGCAATTCAAGCTTTAGAAAGCCGAGATAACTTTGGTTTTAACTTTGATCCGAGCCATCTAATATGGCAACTTATTGATCCAGTAGTTTTTATTAAAATCTTCAAAGAAAGGATTTTTCATGCTCACGCCAAAGATTCAGAGATACAGGAAGACGAAGTCCGGCGCTCAGGAGTTATCCCCACCGGTTCCTGGATGAGACCGGATCGTGGTTTTCGCTTTCGGGTGCCCGGTTGGGGTGACGTGAAGTGGAAAAAGGTTATGAGTGCCTTATTGAGTGTTGGGTATGATTATGTTCTTTCTTTTGAGCATGAAGACCCGGTGATGTCAAGGGAAGATGGTTGTGAAAAAGCCATTGAATTTCTCAAACCATTAATCATAAAAGCTCCACTTCTTAAGGTATGGTGGTAA
- a CDS encoding uroporphyrinogen decarboxylase family protein, with the protein MTSRERVLAAINHQTPDKVPLDLGSTLISGIHVSSLHKLKVALGLTGENDPVKVFDPFQMLGEVDDDLRDVLGIDTVPLPSIKNFFGFKNENWKPWTFFDGTPVLVPEKFNTIPEPNGDILQYPEGDRSVPASMRMPKDGFYHDSIMRQKPIVDESKLKVEDQVEEYSIMNGEDLAYYEKEAKRLYEETDRAVVFGGVPGTNLGDIALVPGPGMKNPQGIREVEEWYVSLMTRKDFLKEVFSRMTEIGLKNLKLFYEAVGERIQVIVLSGTDFGSQNSPFISPALYRELFKPYHQAMNEWIHQNTQWKVFIHTCGSVFDLLPDLKEAGFDILNPVQVSAAKMDPKELKEHFGSDFTFWGGGVNPQSTLPFGSPEEVRQEVGYLMNTFKPNGGFVFANVHNIQAKIPVENLLAFFETFQENR; encoded by the coding sequence ATGACTTCTCGAGAGAGAGTTTTAGCTGCAATCAACCACCAAACTCCGGATAAAGTTCCTTTGGATTTGGGGTCAACACTCATTAGTGGTATTCATGTAAGTAGTCTTCATAAGTTAAAAGTTGCTTTGGGGTTAACCGGGGAAAATGACCCAGTAAAAGTGTTTGATCCCTTTCAAATGCTTGGAGAAGTAGACGATGATCTCCGGGATGTATTGGGAATTGATACAGTTCCATTACCATCTATCAAAAATTTCTTCGGCTTTAAAAATGAAAATTGGAAACCGTGGACTTTTTTTGATGGAACACCAGTTTTGGTTCCGGAGAAATTTAATACTATACCAGAACCGAATGGTGATATTCTTCAGTATCCTGAAGGTGATCGTTCGGTACCTGCCTCAATGAGAATGCCGAAAGACGGCTTTTATCACGATTCTATTATGCGGCAAAAGCCAATTGTTGATGAATCGAAGCTGAAAGTGGAAGACCAAGTTGAAGAATATTCGATTATGAACGGAGAAGACCTGGCTTACTATGAAAAAGAGGCAAAAAGACTCTACGAGGAAACCGACCGCGCTGTGGTTTTTGGTGGAGTACCTGGAACTAACTTAGGTGATATTGCTTTGGTTCCAGGACCAGGTATGAAAAATCCTCAAGGGATTAGAGAAGTTGAGGAGTGGTATGTTTCCCTCATGACTCGTAAGGATTTTTTAAAAGAGGTATTTTCTCGGATGACTGAAATTGGTTTAAAGAATCTTAAATTATTCTATGAAGCTGTTGGTGAGAGAATTCAGGTTATCGTCCTATCGGGGACTGATTTTGGATCCCAGAATAGTCCATTTATTTCACCAGCTCTTTATCGAGAACTCTTTAAACCTTATCACCAAGCAATGAATGAATGGATACACCAAAATACTCAGTGGAAAGTCTTCATCCATACCTGTGGCTCAGTATTTGATCTTCTCCCTGATTTAAAAGAAGCGGGTTTTGATATTCTTAATCCGGTGCAAGTTTCTGCAGCCAAAATGGACCCGAAAGAACTTAAAGAACATTTTGGTTCAGACTTTACGTTTTGGGGAGGGGGAGTGAATCCCCAATCAACTCTTCCCTTTGGTTCTCCTGAGGAGGTTCGTCAAGAAGTCGGATATTTGATGAATACTTTTAAGCCCAATGGAGGGTTTGTTTTTGCTAATGTCCATAATATTCAAGCAAAAATTCCGGTAGAAAATTTACTCGCTTTTTTTGAGACCTTTCAAGAAAACCGTTAA
- a CDS encoding substrate-binding domain-containing protein codes for MKKMMIFIMVAVCVFSFIIPAFAEEKLPISEQLYIEVSALGSLDYFYDHKLGMELAGKYLGVKTEYVGPADFDMAAMITAFEQAIAKKPQGILVVGFEPSLDAIVDKAIDAGIPVVTLDADLPGSKRIAFVGTGNYQAGFEGGKKLASLVGEKGKVAIMTRPGQSNLEERIVGYKDALAQYPDIEIVQIADTQSDPTVAAQAAAALLQKYPDLAGIGCVEAAGGAGAATAVNEAGKAGQVKIVSMDRGNDVLEYIKDGIISASVAQQTALMPFYGTQILFNLYNYDIPISSDNVKAKISGTPAVIDTGVVIVDESNYEYFMRD; via the coding sequence ATGAAAAAGATGATGATTTTTATCATGGTAGCAGTATGTGTTTTCAGTTTCATAATTCCGGCGTTTGCTGAAGAAAAATTACCAATTTCTGAACAACTTTATATTGAAGTTTCAGCATTAGGAAGTTTAGATTATTTTTATGACCATAAATTAGGAATGGAATTAGCTGGAAAATATTTGGGAGTAAAAACTGAGTATGTTGGACCGGCTGATTTTGATATGGCAGCCATGATCACCGCATTTGAACAGGCAATTGCCAAAAAACCCCAGGGGATATTGGTAGTCGGTTTTGAACCTTCACTCGACGCGATAGTCGATAAAGCCATTGATGCAGGTATCCCAGTTGTTACACTTGATGCCGATTTACCAGGTTCAAAAAGAATTGCCTTTGTTGGAACGGGCAACTATCAAGCAGGTTTTGAGGGAGGCAAAAAGCTTGCTTCTCTCGTTGGTGAAAAAGGGAAAGTTGCAATAATGACCAGACCAGGCCAATCAAACCTTGAAGAACGAATTGTTGGATATAAAGATGCTTTAGCTCAATATCCTGATATTGAAATAGTACAGATTGCTGATACTCAGTCAGACCCAACGGTTGCCGCTCAAGCTGCTGCAGCTCTTCTTCAAAAGTACCCAGACTTAGCTGGTATTGGTTGTGTTGAAGCTGCTGGTGGGGCTGGGGCTGCTACCGCGGTTAATGAAGCCGGGAAAGCAGGTCAGGTTAAGATTGTTTCCATGGATCGAGGAAATGATGTTTTAGAATACATTAAAGACGGGATCATTTCAGCGTCGGTCGCTCAGCAGACCGCTTTAATGCCATTTTACGGTACTCAGATTCTATTTAATCTTTATAATTATGACATTCCAATTTCCAGCGACAATGTAAAAGCTAAGATCTCAGGAACCCCAGCTGTTATAGATACTGGTGTTGTTATTGTAGATGAATCGAATTATGAATATTTTATGAGAGATTAA
- a CDS encoding aminotransferase class III-fold pyridoxal phosphate-dependent enzyme, whose product MDKKKLVEETIEKYAKYINPGLARYYKFAQLDTVEWTSAGSKVWDVYGNEYIDCLGGFGVFNVGRNHPRIVQAVKEQLERLPLSTRTLFNKHQADLAEMLAKITPGNLQYSFFGNSGTEAVEGALKLARFYTGREKLISAENSFHGKTMGSLSLSGREVYKKPFLPGLPEIYQVPFNDIDALKKSIDKKTAAVILEPIQGEGGIIIPSPSYLKQVKSICEEQGALLILDEIQTGLGRTGKMFACEHFNVVPDIMTLAKGLGGGVLPIGAFISTAEIWKVFEENPFIHSSTLGGNPLSCVAGIETLKVLQEEKIPELTWIKGQEVLQRLREIQAGSEGMIQEVRGMGLLIGIQFGDSDIASLLAMEMAQRHVLVAYTLNNPTVIRIEPPLTISYEEIDIVLSRFAESLVSVQALLDEIGGE is encoded by the coding sequence GTGGACAAAAAAAAGCTTGTTGAAGAGACTATTGAGAAATATGCTAAATATATTAATCCTGGCTTGGCGCGTTACTATAAATTTGCTCAACTTGATACGGTAGAATGGACTAGCGCCGGTTCCAAGGTATGGGATGTTTATGGTAATGAATATATTGATTGTTTAGGGGGATTTGGAGTTTTCAATGTTGGGAGGAACCATCCCCGAATTGTTCAAGCTGTTAAGGAACAATTAGAGCGACTCCCGCTTTCTACTCGTACCTTGTTTAATAAACATCAAGCTGATTTAGCCGAAATGTTAGCCAAGATAACCCCGGGTAATCTTCAATACTCATTTTTTGGGAACAGTGGAACAGAAGCAGTTGAGGGTGCCTTAAAGCTGGCTCGTTTTTATACTGGTCGGGAAAAATTGATTTCGGCAGAAAATAGCTTTCACGGTAAAACTATGGGTTCCTTAAGTCTGTCGGGGCGAGAAGTTTATAAAAAGCCTTTTTTGCCTGGTTTGCCAGAAATATATCAAGTTCCGTTTAATGATATCGATGCCTTAAAAAAATCAATAGATAAAAAAACCGCTGCGGTTATTTTAGAACCGATACAGGGAGAAGGAGGTATCATTATTCCCTCTCCTAGTTACTTAAAGCAAGTAAAATCAATTTGTGAAGAACAGGGAGCTTTACTTATTTTGGATGAAATCCAAACCGGATTGGGACGAACGGGAAAGATGTTTGCTTGCGAGCATTTTAATGTTGTGCCAGACATTATGACTCTTGCAAAGGGATTAGGAGGGGGCGTGCTCCCTATTGGAGCATTCATCAGTACAGCTGAGATTTGGAAAGTATTTGAAGAGAATCCCTTTATTCATTCTTCTACATTGGGAGGGAATCCTCTTAGTTGCGTAGCTGGTATAGAAACCTTAAAAGTCCTTCAAGAAGAAAAAATACCCGAGTTAACCTGGATCAAAGGTCAGGAAGTTTTACAACGTCTTAGAGAGATTCAAGCTGGGTCAGAAGGAATGATTCAAGAAGTGAGAGGGATGGGTTTGTTGATTGGTATCCAATTTGGTGATTCTGACATCGCATCTTTGCTAGCAATGGAGATGGCTCAACGCCATGTTTTAGTGGCTTATACTCTTAACAATCCAACGGTGATTCGTATTGAGCCACCACTGACAATATCTTACGAGGAGATAGATATAGTTTTATCCAGATTTGCCGAATCTCTGGTTTCAGTGCAAGCATTATTAGATGAGATAGGAGGAGAATAA
- a CDS encoding sugar ABC transporter ATP-binding protein, protein MNKSIILEARDIVKNFPGVRALDGVQLQLQKGEVHALVGENGAGKSTLMHILGGVYKPDSGDVFIEGKKVKLQNPYHASQEGISVVYQELSLVQNLSIAENIFANRQPLKRMKLVDWNLLYQKTSEVLKYFNMEVDPRTPVKGLSVAEQQVVEILKAISYNPKVLILDEPTSSLTQIETKLLFKNIKLLKEKGVSFVYISHHLQEIFEIADRVTIFRDGKYIDTHNISEVNEEQIVKLMVGREIQNMYGERNSKIGEEYFQVENLSQDGIFTKVSFSLKRGEILGIAGLVGAGRTELARAIFGLEPFSEGSIKLNGKFLSIHSPGDAIQEGIAYLTEDRKQQGLFLKMSYREDLIAPDMKRFIKRMNILDENKITSFAEQSQEQFKIITPTVFQKVRNLSGGNQQKVLLSMWVGINPNVLIVDEPTRGVDVGARREIYKILRDLTLSGIGIVMISSDLPEILGVSDRILVMRGGRIVGEFNQNEATEERVITCATGVRKMNTLT, encoded by the coding sequence ATGAATAAATCAATAATTTTAGAAGCACGAGATATCGTAAAAAACTTTCCCGGAGTTCGAGCTCTTGATGGAGTTCAGCTTCAACTACAGAAGGGTGAAGTCCATGCCCTGGTGGGTGAAAATGGAGCTGGGAAAAGTACTTTAATGCACATCTTAGGAGGAGTGTATAAACCTGATAGTGGAGATGTATTCATAGAAGGAAAAAAAGTTAAATTACAAAACCCTTACCATGCATCTCAGGAGGGAATAAGCGTTGTTTATCAGGAATTGAGTTTAGTACAAAATCTTTCTATCGCTGAAAATATTTTTGCCAATCGTCAACCTCTTAAGCGCATGAAATTGGTTGATTGGAATCTTTTGTATCAAAAAACATCAGAGGTTTTAAAATATTTTAATATGGAGGTTGACCCTCGAACTCCAGTAAAAGGACTGTCGGTTGCTGAGCAGCAAGTCGTTGAAATTCTTAAAGCAATTTCCTATAATCCAAAAGTTCTCATACTGGATGAGCCAACTTCTTCGTTAACCCAGATAGAAACCAAACTTCTATTTAAGAACATTAAGCTCTTAAAAGAAAAAGGAGTATCATTTGTTTATATTTCTCATCATCTTCAAGAAATATTTGAAATTGCTGATCGGGTAACTATTTTTAGGGACGGGAAATATATAGATACTCATAACATTTCTGAAGTAAATGAGGAACAGATTGTAAAGCTCATGGTAGGCCGAGAAATTCAAAATATGTATGGAGAACGGAATTCAAAAATTGGTGAGGAATATTTTCAGGTTGAAAACCTCTCTCAAGATGGAATCTTCACCAAAGTATCTTTTTCTCTGAAAAGAGGAGAAATATTAGGAATAGCTGGGTTAGTTGGAGCGGGAAGAACAGAATTAGCCAGAGCAATATTTGGATTAGAGCCATTTTCTGAGGGAAGCATAAAGCTCAATGGGAAATTTCTATCAATACATTCCCCCGGCGATGCCATCCAAGAAGGAATTGCCTACTTAACAGAGGATAGAAAACAACAAGGGCTTTTTTTAAAGATGAGTTATCGAGAAGACTTGATAGCACCTGATATGAAAAGATTTATAAAGAGAATGAATATTCTTGATGAAAATAAAATTACTTCTTTTGCTGAACAATCACAAGAGCAATTTAAAATTATTACTCCGACAGTTTTTCAAAAAGTCAGAAACCTATCGGGTGGAAATCAGCAGAAAGTATTGTTATCCATGTGGGTGGGGATTAACCCAAACGTCTTAATTGTTGATGAGCCAACCCGAGGAGTCGATGTGGGAGCCCGAAGGGAAATTTATAAAATTTTGCGTGATTTAACCTTATCAGGAATTGGTATTGTAATGATATCATCTGATTTGCCTGAGATATTAGGTGTAAGTGATCGTATCCTAGTAATGAGGGGTGGACGAATCGTTGGAGAATTTAATCAAAATGAAGCAACCGAAGAAAGAGTCATTACTTGTGCAACAGGCGTCAGAAAAATGAACACGCTAACTTGA
- a CDS encoding PfkB family carbohydrate kinase, protein MPQFDVVGVGHVALDNLGIVESYPQLDQRIRLKDFLRQGGGEVATALVTLARLGAKVSFVGKVGDDESGEFLSKEFFQEGVDISQLVKEKGKMSLTAFCIIDQKSGKRTIFWYKNLTPLRLNEIDPDFLCQGKILHLDAHEPETAYEAARYFREHTEGRRIVLDIDNWDKQRENLVALTDVLIGSETFARNFHSSNPNIAIEKVAALGPKVVILTQGERGCLGKAGNENFQVPGYQVDVVDTTGCGDVFHGAFVFGLLKNWDMVYTARFANAVAALKCTKLGGRTGIPNLTQTQEFMEKMK, encoded by the coding sequence ATGCCGCAATTTGATGTAGTAGGAGTTGGGCATGTCGCTCTTGATAACTTAGGAATTGTTGAATCTTACCCCCAGCTTGATCAGCGGATTCGCCTAAAAGATTTTCTTCGTCAGGGTGGTGGAGAGGTGGCTACTGCTCTGGTAACCTTAGCTCGTTTAGGCGCAAAAGTCTCTTTCGTTGGGAAAGTGGGCGATGATGAGTCAGGAGAATTTCTCTCTAAGGAATTTTTTCAAGAAGGAGTAGATATTAGCCAGCTAGTTAAGGAAAAGGGAAAAATGAGCCTGACTGCCTTTTGTATCATTGATCAAAAGAGTGGAAAAAGAACTATTTTTTGGTATAAAAATTTAACTCCTTTAAGGCTGAATGAAATTGATCCCGATTTTCTTTGCCAAGGGAAAATCCTTCATTTAGATGCCCATGAACCGGAAACCGCTTATGAAGCTGCCCGATACTTTCGTGAACATACTGAAGGAAGAAGAATTGTCTTGGATATAGATAACTGGGATAAACAAAGAGAAAATTTAGTGGCCTTAACTGATGTTTTAATCGGTTCAGAAACTTTTGCTAGAAATTTTCATTCTTCAAATCCAAATATTGCCATAGAAAAAGTTGCTGCCTTAGGTCCAAAGGTAGTTATTTTAACCCAGGGAGAAAGAGGATGTTTGGGTAAAGCTGGAAATGAAAACTTTCAAGTTCCAGGATACCAAGTAGATGTTGTTGATACCACTGGTTGTGGTGATGTTTTTCATGGTGCCTTCGTATTTGGTCTTTTGAAAAATTGGGATATGGTTTACACTGCTCGTTTTGCCAATGCAGTTGCTGCTCTGAAGTGCACAAAATTAGGAGGACGTACGGGAATTCCCAATCTTACGCAAACTCAAGAATTTATGGAAAAAATGAAATAA
- a CDS encoding ABC transporter permease has product MNNNNSPILISDKIKPKEFLFSKLAISFYAIILLFVFGEIILPGFISFSHVMSVLRLSVFLGIVALGQTLVVLSGNEGIDLSVGSILSIGVVLSAFFLNGQNMNIPKALLFTPAVGLAFGLISGLAISYIEIPPIIMTLAMASVVEGTSLIITKGFPTGNAPPFLETIGSGKIFNIPFLILLWILLIIIASFVLKKTKWGTLLYGVGSNSLTAELSGVRVRRFRVFVYGICGAIAALAGLFLLSYTGTPYLNLGATYTMPSIASLAIGGISLAGGSGNYIGAVTGCIILTTLNSILVALRTTEAVRQITLGLLLLILVIAYTGRRKRW; this is encoded by the coding sequence ATGAACAACAACAATTCTCCAATATTGATATCAGACAAAATAAAACCAAAAGAATTTTTATTTTCTAAATTGGCCATATCTTTTTATGCAATCATTCTTTTGTTTGTTTTTGGAGAAATTATTCTTCCCGGTTTCATTAGTTTTTCTCATGTGATGTCAGTTCTTCGGCTTTCAGTTTTTTTGGGTATTGTCGCTTTAGGACAAACCTTGGTTGTCTTATCGGGTAATGAAGGAATCGATTTATCGGTTGGATCAATCCTCTCTATTGGTGTTGTTTTGTCCGCATTTTTCCTTAATGGACAAAATATGAATATTCCTAAAGCTCTCCTTTTTACCCCTGCAGTTGGTTTAGCATTTGGATTGATTAGCGGGTTAGCTATCTCATACATTGAAATTCCTCCTATTATTATGACCTTGGCCATGGCCAGCGTTGTAGAAGGTACATCACTAATCATAACTAAAGGATTTCCAACCGGGAATGCTCCGCCTTTTTTGGAAACCATTGGGAGTGGAAAAATATTTAATATACCTTTTTTGATATTATTGTGGATTTTATTAATAATCATTGCTTCGTTCGTTCTTAAAAAAACCAAATGGGGAACCCTTCTTTATGGAGTTGGATCCAATAGCTTGACTGCGGAGCTGAGTGGAGTTAGGGTTAGACGTTTCCGTGTATTTGTTTATGGAATTTGTGGTGCTATTGCTGCTTTAGCCGGTCTTTTCCTACTAAGTTACACAGGAACTCCTTACCTCAATCTTGGAGCAACTTACACCATGCCCTCAATAGCTTCTCTGGCCATCGGGGGAATATCCCTTGCTGGAGGAAGCGGAAATTATATTGGCGCGGTGACTGGCTGTATCATTCTCACTACCCTCAATAGTATCCTGGTTGCCCTCCGAACCACCGAAGCTGTCCGACAGATTACTTTGGGCTTACTCCTCTTAATATTAGTAATTGCCTATACCGGACGAAGAAAAAGATGGTGA
- a CDS encoding type II toxin-antitoxin system RatA family toxin has translation MGKVNDVITIQQSAEKVFLEAQDIEQLAKFLPDLQEVRVLQKNQNEVDSFWKGSFQGREVKWTERDIWDGTKKECRFFILEGDFKVYQGIWKFIPLSNKETRVELEIEYDLGLPLVGALINAFLKKKMLENAQAMLKALKQMIDQE, from the coding sequence ATGGGAAAAGTCAATGATGTTATTACCATTCAACAGTCAGCCGAAAAAGTGTTCCTCGAAGCTCAGGATATCGAGCAATTAGCAAAATTTCTTCCAGACCTTCAAGAGGTGAGAGTTCTCCAAAAAAATCAGAACGAAGTTGATAGTTTTTGGAAAGGCAGCTTTCAAGGGAGAGAAGTGAAGTGGACTGAACGAGATATATGGGATGGTACAAAAAAAGAATGTCGTTTTTTTATTCTAGAAGGAGATTTTAAGGTCTACCAAGGCATATGGAAATTTATTCCCTTGTCCAATAAGGAGACAAGAGTGGAGCTCGAGATTGAATATGATTTAGGACTTCCTCTGGTAGGGGCTTTGATTAATGCTTTTCTTAAAAAGAAGATGTTAGAAAATGCTCAAGCAATGTTAAAAGCTTTAAAACAAATGATCGATCAAGAGTAA
- a CDS encoding ABC transporter permease, translating into MSQREQTKNHRNLWRSLTEIHEFMILFIIIGAVVLMTILSPIFFTSGNILATLLSLSIESIIAIGMTVLMVSGGFDMSVGSTVGFTGAMAAMLMSRGIPVILAIMVGIGLGVLIGMGNGLIVSKIGINPFITTLGMLNLVRGLLLVITKGKNITGLPDSFKMLGQGKFFNVQYPILIAIILVIIGDFLLRKSQFFRQNYYIGGNERAALLSGINVSKMKVFNYALAGGLAAFAGIIMTARLGAASVSAGTGLELRVISAVIIGGASLQGGEGTVAGAFLGTLLMALIQNSLTLLGVDVYWNTFVIGTTLLVAVMIDTLSKKRKGLL; encoded by the coding sequence ATGAGTCAACGAGAGCAAACCAAAAATCATCGAAACCTATGGCGAAGCTTAACTGAAATACATGAATTCATGATTTTATTCATTATTATTGGTGCCGTAGTTCTTATGACTATATTGTCACCGATTTTCTTTACCTCGGGGAATATTCTAGCCACTCTCTTAAGTCTATCGATTGAAAGTATCATTGCTATTGGAATGACAGTTTTAATGGTTTCAGGTGGATTCGACATGTCTGTGGGTTCAACCGTTGGTTTTACCGGAGCAATGGCAGCAATGTTGATGTCCAGGGGAATACCAGTTATTTTAGCAATTATGGTAGGAATTGGCTTAGGAGTTTTAATTGGTATGGGTAATGGTTTGATAGTATCAAAAATTGGGATAAATCCATTCATTACCACATTAGGAATGCTTAATTTAGTTCGGGGTCTCTTGTTGGTGATAACCAAAGGGAAAAATATTACCGGTCTTCCTGATTCTTTTAAAATGTTAGGTCAAGGTAAGTTTTTTAATGTTCAGTATCCAATTCTAATTGCCATTATTTTGGTTATTATAGGAGATTTTTTACTGCGAAAATCCCAATTTTTTCGGCAAAATTATTATATTGGTGGTAATGAAAGAGCGGCTTTGTTATCGGGAATTAATGTTAGTAAAATGAAAGTATTTAATTATGCCCTTGCCGGTGGATTAGCAGCATTTGCTGGTATCATTATGACGGCTCGCTTAGGAGCGGCATCGGTATCGGCAGGTACTGGTTTGGAGCTCAGGGTTATTTCTGCGGTTATTATTGGTGGTGCAAGTTTACAGGGCGGAGAAGGAACGGTTGCGGGAGCTTTTTTGGGAACCCTTTTGATGGCTTTAATTCAAAATTCTCTTACCCTTTTAGGGGTTGATGTTTATTGGAATACTTTTGTTATTGGGACAACTCTTTTAGTTGCAGTAATGATTGATACGTTAAGCAAAAAGAGAAAGGGTCTTTTATAA
- a CDS encoding uroporphyrinogen decarboxylase family protein, with the protein MNTSERYRERNIQSENRIREAFQFKNQEAPYIIYDVNYWLFGALSEEIPDGYCSEDPSIMTNYQAQKIETHMREYHDVYIPFLMPWFGTGVLASGFGIDVKFLDKMDPAVDLPTIRDVQQIRDLKKPNPLKDGLMPRVLNTIRYMRENTDFPVGVTDCQGPLTTALQIVGYDKMIYWMHDHPEMIHDLMQLVTDSLIEWIGVQKEVAGQSLDDDAYVLGVKIPGSLGGVWISDDDSVIFGKDLYREFVVPYNSQILEAFGGGVIHFCGCANQHIENFLSTRGLIAIHNLNLDHLDEAARLRHALAEKKLVYMVGDFNLEDNRIDHYYQQLFQKMGSQGLIVISYIAPALSLQEGQYVDARRDPGIGKRIERSIQKFNNSK; encoded by the coding sequence ATGAATACTTCAGAAAGATATCGGGAGAGAAATATTCAATCGGAAAATCGTATCAGAGAAGCATTTCAATTTAAAAACCAAGAAGCACCTTATATCATTTACGATGTAAATTATTGGTTGTTCGGTGCTTTATCGGAGGAAATTCCCGATGGATATTGTAGCGAAGATCCTTCAATCATGACCAATTACCAAGCTCAAAAAATTGAAACCCATATGCGAGAGTACCATGATGTTTATATTCCTTTTTTAATGCCCTGGTTTGGAACAGGAGTTCTTGCCTCGGGTTTTGGGATTGATGTAAAATTCCTGGACAAAATGGATCCGGCTGTTGATTTGCCGACCATTCGAGATGTTCAGCAAATACGAGATTTAAAAAAGCCGAATCCTTTGAAAGATGGGCTCATGCCTCGGGTTCTCAACACCATTCGATATATGCGAGAAAACACTGATTTTCCCGTGGGGGTTACCGATTGCCAGGGGCCATTGACGACCGCTTTGCAGATTGTCGGATACGATAAAATGATTTACTGGATGCATGATCATCCCGAGATGATCCATGATTTAATGCAGCTGGTTACCGATTCTTTGATTGAATGGATTGGTGTTCAAAAAGAAGTTGCCGGTCAGAGCCTGGATGATGATGCCTATGTTTTAGGTGTAAAAATCCCCGGAAGCCTTGGGGGCGTTTGGATTTCCGATGATGATTCGGTTATTTTTGGAAAAGATCTTTATCGTGAATTCGTAGTTCCTTATAATAGTCAGATTCTTGAAGCTTTTGGGGGAGGAGTTATTCATTTTTGTGGCTGTGCAAATCAACACATTGAAAATTTTCTATCGACTCGCGGATTGATAGCTATCCATAACCTCAATTTAGACCATCTCGATGAGGCTGCTCGTCTTCGGCATGCTCTTGCCGAAAAAAAACTGGTTTATATGGTTGGCGATTTTAATCTTGAGGATAATCGAATTGATCATTATTACCAACAATTGTTTCAAAAAATGGGCTCGCAAGGGCTCATAGTGATATCATATATTGCTCCGGCTCTCTCTCTCCAAGAGGGTCAATATGTAGACGCACGTCGTGACCCGGGCATTGGGAAGCGGATTGAACGATCGATTCAGAAATTTAATAATTCGAAATAA